The Branchiostoma lanceolatum isolate klBraLanc5 chromosome 3, klBraLanc5.hap2, whole genome shotgun sequence DNA segment gCAAAAAAAACCAACTTACGTTGAGTTCCACCTCCCACATTTTGCGCACCCTGTCCATGGAGATGACGCCATATTTGGTGAAGCACTCCCCTCATTTAACATACTACACTTAAGTCTTGTAAATCTTGAATAAAAATGAATctacaatatataatatattatatattaggCACAAAAAAATCCACCTCCCACATTTTGCGCACCCTGTCCATGGAGATGACGCCAATATTTGGTGAAGTACTCCCCATATTTAACCTACTACACTTACCTTGTAAATCTTGAACAAAATTAATGAATCtacaatataatatatatatcaggcataaaaaaaaaacttacgtTGAGTTTGACCTCCCACATTTTGCGCACCCTGTCCATGGAGATGACACCATACTTGGTGAAGTACTCCCCATATTTAACCTACTACACTTAAGTCTTGTAAATCTTGAACAAATGAATCtacaatataatatatatatcaggcattaaaaaaaaacttacgtTGAGTTCGACCTCCCACATTTTGCGCACCCTGTCCATGGAGATGACACCATACTTGGTGAAGTACTCCCCATATTTAACCTACTACACTTACCTTGTAAATCTTGAACAAATGAATCtacaatataatatatatatcaggcataaaaaaaaaacttacgtTGAGTTCGACCTCCCACATTTTGCGCACCCTGTCCATGGAGATGACACCATACTTGGTGAAGTACTCCCCATATTTAACCTACTACACTTAAGTCTTGTAAATCTTGAATAAATGAatctacaatatatatatatattaggcacaaaaaaaacaacttacgtTGAGTTCCACCTCCCATATTTTGCGCACCCTGTCCATGGAGATGACGCCATATTTGGTGAAGTATTCCCCACATTTAACATACTACACTTAAGTCTTGTAAATCTTGAATAAATGAATCTACAATaggcacaaaaaaaacaactcacGTTGAGTTCGACCTCCCACATTTTGCGTACCCTTTCCATGGAGATGACGCCATGCTTGGTGAAGTACTCCCCGTATTCCAACAGCTCTAGGGACTCCAACCACTCCTCTATGCTCTCTGGGACGGGGGAGTGgtgctccccctccccctcccccatgggCAGCAGGGTGGGGAGGGACGCCGTGGCCGAGAGGATGGCTTCGCGGTGGGCGGGGTCGACCACGCCCATTTCTACCAAGTCCTGGTCCTCCAAGATGCTTCCTCCCTAAATAACAATTCAAGAGTCACTTTTAACTGTCATAATAGGGAACTGTTCACTTACTATTGACAGTCACCAAACCACGTTTTGTGGTTTCCTCGCTTCAAGAATGGACTGTACAGTTTGTGTACTTCTGATATTAATTGCTTGGTACGTGATGTGTATATTttgcttttgtttcatgttcAAAATTGTCAGCAAACTCTGCAATCATTATTCAGGGTGTTTTTCCCCTGCCCATGTACATTTGAGCTTGGTGGTGATGATAATAAATGTATCAAAAAGAGGGAAAATTAGGTGAACACGCTAAAAGCTAACATGCGCAATGTCTGACCCTTTGGAAAAGCACTCTATACCTATTTCTTCACATGACTCACTGACAGGTAAAATTGAGTACGGTGAAATTGAATAGCTTTGGCTAGGGgcatcctcttggatgggacattAAGGTGGTTTACCAGttgtgcgaaacaaacaaaatggtctGCCCTGCCTAGGAGGATGTGAAATTTACTGACCATGAACTTGAGGTTGTCGAAGCCGTGGCTGACGAATACGTTTTCGTACTGCTGCAGGTCCAGCAGCTGCAGCCACTCGCCGACCGTGCGGGGGTTGGAGACACCTGCGGGAGGGCGGGAATCAGAAACGTGTCACACAAATGTACGCACACACATGCTTAGCTGCCACTCGCCGGGGGTTGGAAACGCCTGCGCGGGGGCAAGAACCGAAAAGGTGTCTAGTTCAacatattactgtaacagtgctTACTGTATCTCCCAATGCTCATAGCTTGTGCGGATTTGGttgaatcccagctgtgtcgctcatccaACATGCAttatgctactggaaagggttgcagtacTTATAAGGACAGGATGTAAAGCCATGGTCAACTGTTGATTGTTTCTCTCAggctggtacaatgaacctgtaaatactgtacatacatgcatcgtctgtcttctctgtcaacaCCAGTGGAAGAACAGCTCTTctgtgagctaaactggtttgagataacaatcactttcaaaaatatcagaaacTCTTCTCACCTCGGATGAGCTGCTGGAAGTTGCCCTCCAGCTTAGCGGAGTAGAAGGACTCCCTCACCAGGCCACCGCCAAACGACGACATGATGTTGGCAATCTAAGAAATAAACAGTAAAAAACCTAgcaaaggtaacatttgcaagcaaacacATGGTCAACCCTTTTTTCCTAGCTCTCAGGCCCTTACAACCATTCCATCCACAGgcattagagctgtgtacctaaacaaattttaggtacaggtacaggtacacgggttaaggtacaggtccggacctgaacctgtacctaaactgcttgttcggaaaatgctagattttcaatagggacaaaagcatgtttgaaccggtaaaaacataatatttgatcgtgctaggtattattttcagggaaacacagatgaaaattttactccagccttgcaaatgtgttttctgtgcttcagagtggctttagagcactgccacggtaatttcatagtaattttatctgtcaaagtggccatcccctgagtcaggtccagtaccgatacagcagggtcaggtattttggacctgtacctaattgattgtacccggtactgtatcggtacagtgtaccggtacacagctctaacaggcatacatgtacattttcaggcCTAAGTTTCCTACACGTACAGACTATTGAAACCAAAAAGACTTGACATGTACAGGTCCATATCTATATTTTGTATATGGAACAGTTTGCCTTATAGTGTTCAATCTGCTAGTAAGTCTGAGTTTTGGCAGGAGCTTCTCAATGTACATAAACCAGTCGATTTGAtctgatgtacaaaatgtagaatgTCAATATTAGGCTGGCTGTAATGACTtttatgtagtttgtatgtcttATGTGTTTTatgtccaggaagattagctgcTTGCAAATCTTGTATGTTGGCTAATTctctaaatgaatgaatgaatgaagacctttattgcacatttctgccacacttggctaagtaaaggtcacaataaaacaaaataacaagtacaaaagaatatgactatcattagataaattctacttctcctcgcttttcggttatagtaagtataaaagaacagacatgttttcaatgggaggtttgtctagtcgcattaggaatatgaatttttgtacagtacttaaatgtgtgaagtagggaaataggttttctacaagcttatactgtaacagttcatttctttcttatacagttcatttcttaaTGAAGAATCAAAGTATCCAAGTTTCCTACCTGGTCCCATTCGGCTGTTTCGTCCACGGGCTGCTCGAACCCGCTGTCCTCCCGTTCCCTGGCGCCGTTGCTGTCGGCATTGAGCTCCGCCGTCTCCGTGATGATGGCGTCGAAGTCCGGCATGCTCGGGGAGCTCGGGCTGGGGGAGGGGAACGGCGACGCGTCGGAACTCGCGCTGTCCCGATCTTCCGTGGACGTCAGCTCCGATTCAGAGTCTTCAGAGGAAAAGGAGATAAAGTAAGTTACCGTTAAGCTGCAAGGCCTGGTTatatcagggatacagaaaaCTGCATTGCGTGTGTGTAGCGCACGAAACGTGGAATTCAGGGGGGTTAGGGCCGCCGGCCGTTTCGCGGGTTtagtgagggaggtcaggggtcaaacatttatGAAATTTATTTTCGAATTTGGGTGATGATGGCGTCGAAGTCTGGCATGCCCGGGGACGTCGGGCTGGGGGAGGGGAAGGGCGACGCGTCGGAACTCGCGCTGTCCCGATCTTCGGTGGACGTCAGCTCTGATTCAGACCCTGCCCAGGAAAGGAGATCATTACAAATTAAAACCCTTAAGTTGCCAGGCCCAGATATATCAGGGATACAGAAGCATGCCCTGTGTACCGtgcccggttataaccgggatagagTATTCCCTGGAAAAAAATagcattgtgtgtgtgtatagcaCGCAAAGGCCGGCTGTTTCGCGGGTTTTGTGAGGGAGGTCAGGCcaaacagtcacacacacagaacTTTAAGTCCAGTTCAGATCCggtgtttaggtacgcagccctacacacacaaccacactcACATGCACTCACGTACACACAGAGACGTGGATTAATACTCTACTTGGGGTTAACTGAAAAGCAAACGAGACATGAATCGTACCTTCGTTTGCCATCTCCTGCTTCAGCACTGACTCATACAGGATCGACGAGACGCGGCTCTGCGTCTTGGGGTTGGAGCCGTGGCATAGGGCTGGGGAGAACACAGGAGAATAAGCTACAATAAATTATTGTAGTTCATAGTACAAAATATGCATGCCCTGTGTgatacatacacaatgtattgcACTGGTAACATAATGTCTAAGTTGAAGGCATGACACGGCTCACAGAAACATTAGCAGAGAAAAACAATGAATTGTGGTTGTGTAACTCAAATAAGAAGAACTCAATATAAATAAAAACAACCATGATTATTGTCAGCTTTTGTAGCTTGTTCTATTGCACGCACaagcacacatgtacaaagaattgACAGCAAGAAACAGAAAGATATAAACAGTAGGAATTAGAAATACCCACAAAATTTTAGAAGATCATCGACATACACCATACACCACAGAGAGATCTTGAGACTGAGAGATATTTGTTTTGCTAAAAAGGCCTCTGATGCTGGTCAAAGTAGCAAAATAAGGGCAACATGGGTACCAAACTGGAGAAAGTGTTGGACAGAAAAAGGCAGACTGAATAAGAGAGTTGATCTTTCCCAGTAATTGGCCGTCCTGTGATGTTTGTTGTCACACTTGTGACTTCAGGTAAACATGACACACAAAGACTTTTGGCTTTCCTGACCACAAAAAAAAGTTTACCCaggccagggctcgaaattcatctttgggaataggtgcactggtgcacccaagtcaagaaattgggtgcacagaaagaattttgggtgcaccagataaaataaagttgaatgttcttcagaacataattacaagtttaacgctgctgcctttcttagaacttcaatctgtaattctatagctaacttcaaaatttcaaacaaataattcattaaataaagtacagcaaaaagttatgctgttttttatatttacatttcaagaatattctgtatactagtgtacaatagtgcctttaccctattggctacaaaaaatatttaggtgcaccagtgcacccacagtcaaaaattgggtgcacagctccaattttgggtgcactgggtgcacatgcacccactatttcgagccctgcaggcGCAGACCAATTTATCTTGCTTCTTGTCTGAATTTTAGAAAGATACTGAACTGGAACATATAATGTATACAGGAAAATCAAGTCaaaggggaaagtctgtatcgAATGTTTGtctggacagacagacagacaaggatggtgtggcactgcactcaagttttcataACTGATAgagccacgtacagagaacaacatacccatttctacacctgggtggggtaaggaaagtcgtataaagtgtCTTTCCCTATTCAGCGTACAATAgtggtggcgtcaggggattcgaacccgggaccactgggttACACCACATGATCCCACCTAATGGTTCACAGTCATGTATAGTTACGTAGTTTCAGGAGAAAACATAATGATTTAGTCAGTTTTCCTCCCAACCCTCTATTTTCACCTTCAGAAACCATAACCATAGAACTCTACCTACTCGTAGGACCGAACGGCTGAAGAACTCGTTTCTGTTTCAtgccacaaaactgtacaaCCAGTCACTTTCCTGAACTTATAAACGTGTAATGTGGTAAAAACCATCGTTTTTAAATTGTATTGAACTTTAAATTGTcctaacatgtatatttatggctATCTAAACTCGTCATTCCTGTCCGACGGTTTATTCTTGATGCCACGCACACAAGCTTGCAATTATTTTAtagttcaaggacattttagatcaaattgaactgtgaccggtattttgtatataatgactAGTGAACCGACAATTGTTATTGTCAGAACAGTTCAGGATATCCAGTGGGATATCCTGCCAGTCTGCATATTTGAATAAAGTTGTAAAGTTGTAAAGTTGTAGTTGGCTTCAGTTCTTGCATTGTTACATGTTCACCGCTACTAAGACACTCAGTCTGATCACAGAGTAAGAAGAAGGTGACGATGGAGAAGTGGGGAACTTGTAAATACTTACATTCACTCTCTCCTAGGTTGTTTACAAGATGAAAGTGGAAGAGACAggtgaaaacatgtgtcacatTAAGCTTTTACTAATTACATGATACGAAAAGACTGCACATGCAAGTTAAGGTTAAACAAAACATATAACAGCACATGCATACATTTGGACTCTAAGTTAAAGTCAATGTAAGATTTTGGTAAACGTCGGAAAACTGGAAACATCCATTATGttacagcaaagaaacttggtTTAGTACTTGTTCACCACCATCAACTCATAATAACTAGACATGGTGACATTTTTTCCACCCATGATAGACACTGAGAAATTCAatgtatgttctaccaacctgatgacatTACATTCGGAGGTCTCAACCTAACGATCTCCTCACCAGCGAATGGCTAGAGACAGCCACGCTACTTAACGGTATcacagtactgtaattcactttaagttcacggtagcaaaatttcacagtgtaaaaATAATGGACATtattcactgaactttaacttcacagtggcgtcaagtgatttacagaacggatgtgtgaaggaatcataaataataacaggctttttcactgtgatgataaggtcacggtacagaggtgacagtgaacttaaagttacagtgaaagaaacaagaattacagtatctgaaACAAAAATGACCCCCTTAATAATTACCGGCGAATGGCTGCAGGTCCTGCAGTAGCTTCTCCGTGCTGGCCGGCAAGATCTCTCCCTCCGCGGCGCCCGCGCCACGTCTTCGAACGATCTCCGCCGACTCAGGACGGTACTCCACCACCATCGTCTTCTCCACATGCACCGAGTTTGTTTCCGTGGCaaccgtctccatggcaaccgtcTCCGCGGCAACCGCGAGATCCTCGGCGGCGGGGCTGGACAGGGCGCTGAGGCTGTCCATGCTCGTCACGCTGGTCAGATCCGTCAAGGTCGTGTCTTGCAGCTCACCTTCAGATAACCTATGACCTACGACTTGACCCTCGGCCTCCGACCTGTCACTCTCTGCGTTCAACCCTACTCTCGATATCTGGAGGCTGACTGCGCTCTTGTCATCTGGGATTTCGCTGTCGGAGCGTTCTGTAGTCCTGGAGAGTTCAGCCAAGTTTTCCACTGTCTCTGACCTTGAGCCCGACCTTGAGGAGGCTGACTCGCTGGTGCTGTCCCACTGGTGGCCCGGGATGTTCTCGAAGCTCGTGGAGGAGCTTGCCGAGCTCAGGTCAGAGGGAGTGAGCCCACTTGCTGGAACAGCCTCCTTCCTGGGAGAGCCCTGATTGGTTGGAGCTTCCTCAGGAATTTGTGCTAAAGAATTCTCCTCAGCCAGATTCAAACCTAACTTTTCTTTCTCTGACTCTTCCACCGTATCCCCTTCATCCCCGTCCGTCCTCTCGCGGCTGTCCGCTGCTTTCTGTGCCTGCTTCTTTGCAAGTGTTTCTTTAAGTTTCTGCTTGGCTTCCTCCTGGGACAACCTTTTCCACACAGGGCTCACCTCGGGCGGTGCGAGGCTGTCCTTTGCACCATTGTTCTTGTGCCTGTCTAATGGCTGACTTCCATCTGTACCCTCTGTTACTTCACTCCTGCCCATTGCAACTGAATCCTCGTGCCTGCTTGTGTCTGACTGCTCTGTCTGCTCATAGCTGCCCTGCGCAGGGATATCCCTGTGCCCGTCTGTGACAGTCCCTGCGTTTCCTGACGCCCTTTCCTGGAGTTTGCCGTTTCCCGGGAGGGGGAAGAACCTCTGATGGATGGTGTTCTCGGCGGTGTTGGCCGAGGGCGGGGGGTGGTCCGGCGTCGGAGGCTGATGAagatgaatgatttattttgtcaatacattgctcaaaaatacaatttttgcacTTTGCAAATGATAGAAGAGGAccgtgatttaacgtttaaagaaaagttactgttagtagtagaaacattttttttcaaacgttaTATCGCGGTCAGCTCctatcatttccaaagtgcaaaaagtgtcaatctgaaaacatcttttaaaagctgacaccttccagcatctcactggctgtttgttttgccagatttagtcgttaaagcaagctaggaagcaatttgtcgggtcatggctgattcgaatctgagtttcaaagaggtttgattggtcggggtgtattTAGTGACAAAGAGATGAACCATAAGAGAATTTACGGAACATATTCTTCTGAGACCTAAAAGAATTCTTTGACATCATATGCCAACCTGGCTGTAACCCGTTGGACTGAGCGGTGTGGATGCCCCGCCGTCCGAGGTCGGTGACTGGTCGAACTTGAAGACGAGGCTTCGCCGCGGCTGCCCGGACATCGCTTCGGACAGGAGCTCGTAGGCGCTTCCCGAGGAGCTCCCGCTGTGGCGCTCCTCGACCTGCTGGAGAAGACAGAATAAGTGAAAGTGGTCTTGATGTCTGAAAGTGGCCTTGAGAAGACACAAAAAGTGACATCGCTTCAGACAGGAGCTCGTAGGCGCTTCCCAAGGAGCTCTCGCTGTGGCGATCCTCGACCTGCTGGAGAAGATACAAAAAGTGAAGGTGGACTTGAACCTTGagtagacaaaaaaaattggcagtGCCCTTTAAGTGGTCTTGAGGTCTGAAGGTGGCCTTGagaagacaaaaaaagtgaaacTGATCTCAAACCTTGAAAAGACCAAGAAAAGTGAAAATGATCTCGGACCTGAAGAAAACATTAGAAAGTAAAAAATTCTAAAACTGGAGAACTTCAAGACAAAATTAGTGAAAGTGGTCTCGTACCTTGAGAAGACAAAATAAGTGAAAGTGGTCTCGAACCTTGAGAAGACAAAATAAGTGAAAGTGGTCTCGGGAAGACAATAGAAAGATGTGCGTTTATCAATTACCTTGTCTTCCCTGCCCCTGAAGAGTTCGATCGGTGGTTCGTCGTACAAGTTCTCGTCATCCGAAGACGACAGCGTTCGCGGGGGAGGCCCGGGAACGCCGTCATCGTCTCCCAGGTTGTGGTATGGGCTGGGGAGAGGCTGCGGCACATTGTCGTACGGACTCTGAACCTGTATttgtattaattttgtatttattgacaatgagacaaatcattacactgggtaagcctaggcagctctcgctggtaacggctgacccacaaatacagacaaacatacaacagtACATAACCTGCAATAGAATCATTACActatcataatacatacatagttaatacaatacaatacaatgcataataaTACAGTATAAAATCATTGGACTCAATAActaccatgcaaatatataaaaacatTGTCATAATGAAATCGTAGGGGGAATGGTCTAGTATAATCTATAGCATTGTGGTGGAATAGATGGAAGGTTGACCTGTTCCGGCGAGCTGTCCGTCACGGCGTCGCGGGCGGAGTCCAGGCTTCCGATCGGTAGGCACAGCTTGTTCATGTGGTCTGGGGGGAACCGATCAAGTTACATTTTGTTACCTAATAcaaaaacagtggactactactacaccTGGTGTCCAGTTTTCTCATGATTTGTAAGATCAACACAATTCATGAGTACATATAGCAAATTCTTACATATAAATTATGTGTATTTCAGAAtctggggtcgtgtggcgcaacggcagcgtgttccgctcagaaccaagtggtcccgggttcgaatcctgccgtgtcaacgatcttgtgcccttaggagaggcactttacatgactttcccaacatgccaaaatGGTCGCCATCACGACCGTGGGCACTAAAGGCAAGAAGAATCTGCAATGTTGGTTTTAAACGAATAAAGACTGAAAGATTGAAGATCCAGCACTTCAAAAAACTAAGGGAGAAAAAGAAGCTGATTTCAAAGACTATCTAGGGGAAACAGATCAAGTTACTTGTTTGAAAGCATGGATCAGTGTCCCCTTAGCTTGGAGCTACAGACTGTACAACAAAATTCTCTCTTCAATTGCAGACTGTGTTATAGTGTTGTTGTGTTAAATGTGTCCAGTTTTCTACTTGGTTCTTGCACGATTTGTAAGATCAACACAATTCATGAGTATATGTACATTCTTGAATAAATTATGTGTATTTCTACAATGTCATTTTAAACGAATAAAGATCGAAAGACTGAAGATTGAAAGCATGCTAGTTAGAAGACTGAGAACGGAAGAGAGCAGACTTACGCAGACTGGGCTTGGAAGGTGGATCATTATTGTTAGATCTGACTTCTGTGCAGCGAAGAAGAGTTCAGGAGAGACAGAGACTGAGTGATGATGTGAGAATGACTGTGACTTTGTCTGATTTGATGTTAGATATGGAAAGACATGAGAAGTTGCAAGGAACAGAATACTGTTATCTAATctaatagtatacactttgtgCAAAGTCATCAGAGAATTCGAAGACGCCCTGTAGAGGTCGTGAAAAATCCCTGTAGAGGtcgtacaaatgtacctttGATCAGCTTGGTGATCTCAGAAGCTTTGGGGATCCCCGCCAGCAGATCCAGAACCGTCTGTGCAGATTTGTCCTGGATCAGGGGATCCACACCTGGAGCAGAAAGGGGAAGATAAAATATAAATAGATTAAAGATGATTCAAGATGTCTACAAGTCATGTTTATTGGTTTGTTGCAGTTTAAcaaactgaattaaaaaccattAGTTAAGTTGGAGgatggaggccccgtgtttgaggagagtcacaccttgggcacttaaaagaacccactacatctttcgaaaaagggTAGGGGCATGCTCGATTTGAGTGGATCGACACATActggcctaaatggggtagggaatttcccaagTAGCCTTAGTTCGTAACCCCttcttctcctaatgggtcagtgaagtcatgcttgtctcgagcagtGATGTCTCTGGCCTAGGGCGAAGAgatactgctacagtaacaattagttcagtgcttagaggAGTGGCCGCCttcggccttgcactgagcgagtttgtTAAAATAAAGTCTCCTGTATGACCTACCACAGTCCAGCAGAAGTTggattgatttatttatttatttatttattgatttattgattggttgattgattgattgattgatcggttgattgattgatacctACCACAGTCCAGCAGCAGTCTGACTATGTCCACCTTCCCACAGAGAGCAGCCTCGTGCAGGGCAGAGCCGTTCTCAGTCTGAAACACAACAGTTTTGTAACGTTAACACAGAAAACTTTATTGcccgacaattgtacatggtacaatgttcATGTATGGCAATGACTattaaacaaagtacaaaatagaggtatagaattaAAACTTATTATagtaacatcctaattacttaATTAAATACAATAAGGGCGAgcaaaagtctttgatatacaagtcatgtactggTACAATCCAGTGGGGTTAATCATGTATTgagtttctgtattttttctaatgacaaagcagtatTTTAAATATCTTCCTTATAAATTCCAAAACATTCCGGGGGAGGATGCCTTAGACCCCCCCTATAACACTCGCCCCTGCAGTCCTCACCTTTCCAGCGCTCGCCATGCGGCGTTGGCGCAATAAGATGTCTCCAgactacgctgtgaaaaaatcctggtgagaaccctCGATACCGAAACTTACCGTCTTG contains these protein-coding regions:
- the LOC136429681 gene encoding ankyrin repeat and SAM domain-containing protein 1A-like isoform X5, with the protein product MPREQELLEAARLGNIAVIEKLLAPKAKRSPVSLQALASLRRGTNPNCQDNTGYTPLHHAALNGHREVVALLLNYGASANLADSKGSYPLHLAAWTGNADIVRSLILHGPSHAKVNERNKDSETPLHFAAQYGHTAVVKVLLEHHADPTMRNKRGESPLDLACLYGRLDTVELLLRKHPTLLDRPGGQSTPLHLASRNGHKPVVQVLLEAGIDVNKTTENGSALHEAALCGKVDIVRLLLDCGVDPLIQDKSAQTVLDLLAGIPKASEITKLIKDHMNKLCLPIGSLDSARDAVTDSSPEQVQSPYDNVPQPLPSPYHNLGDDDGVPGPPPRTLSSSDDENLYDEPPIELFRGREDKQVEERHSGSSSGSAYELLSEAMSGQPRRSLVFKFDQSPTSDGGASTPLSPTGYSQPPTPDHPPPSANTAENTIHQRFFPLPGNGKLQERASGNAGTVTDGHRDIPAQGSYEQTEQSDTSRHEDSVAMGRSEVTEGTDGSQPLDRHKNNGAKDSLAPPEVSPVWKRLSQEEAKQKLKETLAKKQAQKAADSRERTDGDEGDTVEESEKEKLGLNLAEENSLAQIPEEAPTNQGSPRKEAVPASGLTPSDLSSASSSTSFENIPGHQWDSTSESASSRSGSRSETVENLAELSRTTERSDSEIPDDKSAVSLQISRVGLNAESDRSEAEGQVVGHRLSEGELQDTTLTDLTSVTSMDSLSALSSPAAEDLAVAAETVAMETVATETNSVHVEKTMVVEYRPESAEIVRRRGAGAAEGEILPASTEKLLQDLQPFAALCHGSNPKTQSRVSSILYESVLKQEMANEDSESELTSTEDRDSASSDASPFPSPSPSSPSMPDFDAIITETAELNADSNGAREREDSGFEQPVDETAEWDQIANIMSSFGGGLVRESFYSAKLEGNFQQLIRGVSNPRTVGEWLQLLDLQQYENVFVSHGFDNLKFMGGSILEDQDLVEMGVVDPAHREAILSATASLPTLLPMGEGEGEHHSPVPESIEEWLESLELLEYGEYFTKHGVISMERVRKMWEVELNVLEITTLGHRKRILASIGERERDEMPEEMSPEETTVWSTSPLSKTATESLPSPPPSPIQEVDLFKDYTNVKSKYQPTVPPRPTSGGNTSPRPPIPPKPSRRQAPLPAEDPELVLRAPNEATTTAPIRSWRHTPDVLIKGHCNYMAHYLGSMLVTDVRGTVSTKQACAKMKKSTEQMQKVPTIILSISYKGVKFIDAKSKMMVSEHEIRNISCAAQDANDLHVFAYITKDMKTGKHYCHVFSVNSQDLGYEIILTLGQAFEIAFQMIQREKAKRSALAMERQLSSGSDRSAKWSTSSQGSQGSQSSTTMMPEVPPEFAGLNMSKT
- the LOC136429681 gene encoding ankyrin repeat and SAM domain-containing protein 1A-like isoform X1, with product MPREQELLEAARLGNIAVIEKLLAPKAKRSPVSLQALASLRRGTNPNCQDNTGYTPLHHAALNGHREVVALLLNYGASANLADSKGSYPLHLAAWTGNADIVRSLILHGPSHAKVNERNKDSETPLHFAAQYGHTAVVKVLLEHHADPTMRNKRGESPLDLACLYGRLDTVELLLRKHPTLLDRPGGQSTPLHLASRNGHKPVVQVLLEAGIDVNKTTENGSALHEAALCGKVDIVRLLLDCGVDPLIQDKSAQTVLDLLAGIPKASEITKLIKDHMNKLCLPIGSLDSARDAVTDSSPEQVQSPYDNVPQPLPSPYHNLGDDDGVPGPPPRTLSSSDDENLYDEPPIELFRGREDKQVEERHSGSSSGSAYELLSEAMSGQPRRSLVFKFDQSPTSDGGASTPLSPTGYSQPPTPDHPPPSANTAENTIHQRFFPLPGNGKLQERASGNAGTVTDGHRDIPAQGSYEQTEQSDTSRHEDSVAMGRSEVTEGTDGSQPLDRHKNNGAKDSLAPPEVSPVWKRLSQEEAKQKLKETLAKKQAQKAADSRERTDGDEGDTVEESEKEKLGLNLAEENSLAQIPEEAPTNQGSPRKEAVPASGLTPSDLSSASSSTSFENIPGHQWDSTSESASSRSGSRSETVENLAELSRTTERSDSEIPDDKSAVSLQISRVGLNAESDRSEAEGQVVGHRLSEGELQDTTLTDLTSVTSMDSLSALSSPAAEDLAVAAETVAMETVATETNSVHVEKTMVVEYRPESAEIVRRRGAGAAEGEILPASTEKLLQDLQPFAALCHGSNPKTQSRVSSILYESVLKQEMANEDSESELTSTEDRDSASSDASPFPSPSPSSPSMPDFDAIITETAELNADSNGAREREDSGFEQPVDETAEWDQIANIMSSFGGGLVRESFYSAKLEGNFQQLIRGVSNPRTVGEWLQLLDLQQYENVFVSHGFDNLKFMGGSILEDQDLVEMGVVDPAHREAILSATASLPTLLPMGEGEGEHHSPVPESIEEWLESLELLEYGEYFTKHGVISMERVRKMWEVELNVLEITTLGHRKRILASIGERERDEMPEEMSPEETTVWSTSPLSKTATESLPSPPPSPIQEVDLFKDYTNVKSKYQPTVPPRPTSGGNTSPRPPIPPKPSRRQAPLPAEDPELVLRAPNEATTTAPIRSWRHTPDVLIKGHCNYMAHYLGSMLVTDVRGTVSTKQACAKMKKSTEQMQKVPTIILSISYKGVKFIDAKSKMMVSEHEIRNISCAAQDANDLHVFAYITKDMKTGKHYCHVFSVNSQDLGYEIILTLGQAFEIAFQMIQREKAKRSALAMERQLSSGSDRSAKWSTSSQGSQGSQFPCSVPSPSPPNGSQQVGRSVEVLHYDDAGGSARVCRPEHVQDVKKRRLGFATKPGRKAVLCYRCTML